The proteins below are encoded in one region of Bacillus horti:
- a CDS encoding DegV family protein, which translates to MAKIKIVTDSTVDMTEEMLRKYDIEVVPLSITIDGQTYLDRVDLSPDTFIEKMRETQELPKSSQPPVGEFVEVYERLAKAGFDVLSIHITGSMSGTVQSAQMAADMAEANVKVIDSRFISKALSFQVIEAARMAKEGHSLEEIIARLDQIREQTRLFLMVDTLDNLVKGGRIGRASGFIGSILKIKPIAALEDGALAPVTKVRSYSQVIKHFSEQFAEDIKGKTVKGIGIAHAEALELATKLKASLSSVTDFKNIEIEFTTPIISTHTGPGAIGFMYYFDKK; encoded by the coding sequence ATGGCAAAGATTAAGATTGTGACTGATTCTACGGTTGATATGACGGAGGAAATGCTTCGGAAATACGATATTGAGGTTGTTCCTTTGTCGATTACAATTGATGGACAAACGTATCTGGATCGAGTTGATCTGTCTCCAGATACATTTATTGAAAAGATGAGAGAAACACAGGAGCTACCTAAAAGCTCACAGCCTCCAGTAGGAGAGTTTGTCGAAGTATATGAACGCTTAGCCAAGGCGGGGTTTGATGTTCTCTCTATTCATATAACAGGCTCAATGAGTGGTACAGTACAATCGGCTCAAATGGCTGCGGACATGGCTGAAGCAAACGTGAAGGTGATAGATTCTAGATTTATTTCCAAGGCTCTTTCCTTTCAGGTGATTGAGGCAGCGAGGATGGCAAAAGAAGGGCATTCTTTAGAGGAAATTATAGCAAGACTTGACCAGATTCGTGAGCAAACTCGCCTCTTTCTCATGGTTGATACCCTTGATAATCTAGTCAAAGGTGGTCGTATAGGGAGAGCGAGCGGGTTTATCGGATCCATTTTGAAAATAAAGCCAATCGCAGCTCTAGAGGATGGAGCTTTGGCTCCTGTAACGAAAGTTAGAAGCTATTCTCAGGTCATCAAGCATTTTTCGGAGCAATTTGCTGAAGACATTAAAGGGAAAACAGTTAAAGGAATTGGAATTGCCCATGCGGAAGCTCTTGAGCTAGCAACAAAGCTTAAAGCCTCTCTATCTTCAGTTACGGACTTCAAGAATATTGAGATTGAATTTACGACTCCTATCATTAGTACACATACAGGTCCAGGAGCGATTGGTTTTATGTACTACTTTGATAAAAAATAA
- a CDS encoding TetR/AcrR family transcriptional regulator codes for MSSKTKDKIIQTAVKLFNESGTGAISTNHIAKELGISPGNLYYHFQNKEEIIRAIFESMISDWDSLWLLPPADWLPSLDDLIAVIRLSLRLEWKYRFFYRELILLIKHDTKLKEAHQHIQQQRMVEQKEFFQAFINAGILSLPESSKDVDSLLTSCWIISNYWLSFVEVSGAHIDENRIEQGIQLILSVLRPYLASSN; via the coding sequence ATGAGCTCAAAAACAAAAGATAAGATTATACAAACAGCTGTAAAGCTATTTAATGAATCAGGGACTGGAGCCATTTCGACAAATCACATCGCCAAAGAATTAGGAATTAGTCCGGGGAATCTATACTACCATTTTCAGAATAAGGAGGAGATTATTCGAGCTATTTTCGAGTCCATGATATCTGATTGGGATTCCCTCTGGCTCCTCCCTCCAGCAGATTGGCTGCCTAGCTTGGACGATTTGATTGCTGTAATCCGACTTAGTCTGCGGTTGGAGTGGAAATATCGCTTTTTTTACCGTGAACTTATTCTCTTGATTAAGCATGACACTAAGCTCAAGGAAGCCCATCAACATATTCAGCAGCAACGCATGGTAGAACAGAAAGAGTTTTTTCAGGCTTTTATTAATGCTGGTATTCTCTCCCTTCCAGAGAGTTCAAAGGATGTGGATTCTTTACTGACATCATGCTGGATTATCAGTAACTATTGGTTATCCTTTGTCGAGGTCAGTGGAGCACATATAGATGAGAATCGCATTGAGCAGGGGATTCAGCTTATTTTGTCCGTTCTGCGCCCTTATTTGGCTAGCTCAAACTGA
- a CDS encoding PucR family transcriptional regulator, whose translation MSLILKDVLKLRGFSKARLVAGEDGLLNIVNNATLMEVPDIFSYVNDHSLLITTLYPISNNNEAINELIPKLARLNLAGICIKPIRYIDRIPSTMINQANQLNFPIIELPEDANLSSLVTEILEVSLNKHIDLLNFRNYVHERLMNIFLRGENINSLVDNLSEIVNLPIILLDHMFKVTCLSKEIADQEVVISHPQNERDDRPIIVQIDGIEYREGSYLSYSITGGETNFGYIVVLNGDAEQKDLVVAVQQASLLIASLFYKNYAVLEKERSFQDAFIRDILQGRITSQMEMINKAMAFGWKVEFPLVVIVIKVLNDDEKRKKEIYQQIIDTQVIEKTLEEQMSLISDQSKSVYLDDSLVLFINIGPTHEMKEKAIEVGKWIINQYNDTVKLGIGISSTVRELGDLPSAYQEAHNSLKVGMIMKQPPFVTHYDDYQMFNIIKEVPDSTVLSTYIENKLGKILKHDKVSDMSLLETLIVLIEENFNAKQAAKRLFVHYNTLRYRIERIKELGINTENGLEVVEIVFAYNVYLWLRSNNGLGQGAGSFE comes from the coding sequence ATGTCCCTAATCTTAAAGGATGTATTAAAATTAAGAGGCTTTAGTAAGGCCAGATTAGTGGCTGGAGAAGATGGCCTTTTGAATATTGTGAACAATGCCACTTTAATGGAAGTGCCTGATATATTTTCTTATGTAAATGATCATAGCCTTCTGATTACGACTCTCTATCCCATATCCAATAATAACGAAGCCATTAATGAGCTTATTCCCAAGCTTGCACGATTGAATCTGGCTGGAATATGTATCAAACCTATTAGATATATTGATAGAATACCATCAACAATGATTAATCAAGCCAATCAGCTAAATTTTCCAATTATCGAGTTGCCAGAAGATGCTAACTTATCTAGTTTAGTTACAGAAATCCTTGAAGTATCATTAAATAAGCATATCGATCTTTTAAATTTTAGAAATTATGTTCATGAACGTCTCATGAATATATTTTTAAGAGGAGAAAATATAAATTCTCTGGTAGACAATTTATCTGAGATCGTTAATCTTCCCATCATTTTATTGGATCATATGTTTAAAGTAACATGTTTATCCAAAGAAATAGCTGACCAAGAGGTAGTGATAAGCCACCCTCAAAATGAGCGCGATGACAGACCGATTATCGTACAAATAGACGGTATAGAATATCGGGAGGGGTCTTACTTAAGCTATTCAATTACAGGAGGGGAAACAAATTTCGGATATATAGTCGTTTTAAATGGAGATGCGGAGCAAAAAGATTTGGTTGTAGCCGTACAGCAAGCTTCTCTATTAATCGCCTCACTTTTCTATAAAAATTACGCTGTATTGGAAAAAGAAAGATCCTTTCAAGATGCATTTATTAGAGATATTCTTCAAGGTAGGATAACATCTCAAATGGAAATGATCAATAAAGCCATGGCATTTGGCTGGAAGGTAGAGTTCCCGCTAGTCGTTATTGTCATTAAAGTGTTGAATGACGATGAAAAACGGAAGAAGGAAATATATCAACAGATCATAGATACACAAGTCATTGAAAAAACGTTGGAAGAACAGATGTCATTGATCAGCGATCAATCTAAAAGCGTATACCTAGATGATTCTCTTGTCTTATTTATAAATATAGGACCCACGCATGAAATGAAGGAAAAAGCGATCGAAGTTGGGAAATGGATTATAAATCAATATAACGATACTGTAAAATTAGGGATCGGAATTTCCAGTACAGTACGAGAGCTTGGCGACTTGCCCTCTGCCTATCAAGAGGCACACAATAGTTTAAAAGTAGGGATGATCATGAAACAACCTCCATTTGTGACTCATTATGATGATTATCAAATGTTTAACATTATAAAGGAAGTACCTGATAGCACTGTTTTAAGTACATATATTGAGAACAAATTGGGTAAAATTTTGAAGCATGACAAAGTTTCCGATATGAGCCTTTTAGAAACACTTATCGTATTAATAGAGGAAAATTTTAATGCAAAGCAGGCAGCAAAAAGATTATTTGTTCATTACAACACACTACGCTATAGGATTGAAAGGATAAAGGAATTAGGAATAAATACAGAAAACGGCTTAGAGGTTGTCGAAATCGTCTTTGCCTACAATGTGTATCTTTGGCTAAGGTCGAACAATGGTTTGGGACAAGGGGCAGGATCATTTGAATAG
- a CDS encoding Acg family FMN-binding oxidoreductase: MTVHKKDKRTDEGTEETIEAKTNPENIAWTRRKFLKRAGATLLVVSVGGILWRAVDQGVFSTGKGPAYELWDVHADEPVTGPLALVQAAILASNPHNSQPWLFRIADTSIELYADEQRNIGSIDPFFREMQMGLGCALENLTLAAQEQGYSPNVRIYPDHSDPTFVAHIDLYPGNKISSPLYHAIPNRRTHRGAYDIDRPVPQAFFDEAEELCQDEPKVKLTWLTTAELKKEAGDLTISATEAITSDPEMSYDSNAWYRDSWQDLQEYRDGITLDAQGGPLWLRIAGKLLPPLSTEQANQFWVNSTRQTHTSTAAAYGLLSIKDFSSKEDRVRAGRVWQRIHLYGTVHGLGLHPLNQPVEMRDRELHLGATPFFGQRLQDLLGLADWDVLFLFRLGYPLAQTHPSPRRALEDVLI, encoded by the coding sequence ATGACTGTACATAAAAAAGATAAAAGAACTGATGAAGGAACAGAAGAAACAATTGAAGCAAAGACTAATCCTGAGAATATAGCATGGACTAGACGAAAATTTTTAAAAAGAGCAGGGGCAACTCTCCTTGTCGTTTCTGTTGGTGGTATTCTTTGGAGAGCTGTTGATCAGGGCGTATTTAGCACAGGAAAAGGACCTGCTTATGAGCTATGGGATGTACATGCGGATGAACCTGTAACAGGTCCCCTCGCCTTAGTTCAAGCGGCTATTTTAGCATCTAATCCCCATAATAGTCAGCCGTGGTTATTTCGGATAGCAGATACTTCTATTGAGCTCTATGCAGATGAACAAAGAAATATCGGAAGCATAGACCCCTTCTTTAGAGAAATGCAAATGGGCTTGGGATGTGCCCTTGAAAATCTGACGCTTGCTGCTCAGGAGCAAGGCTACTCACCAAATGTAAGAATTTATCCTGATCATTCAGATCCTACTTTTGTTGCCCATATTGACCTGTATCCCGGAAATAAAATTAGCTCTCCTCTTTATCATGCTATACCAAATAGACGTACACATCGAGGGGCTTACGATATAGATCGACCTGTCCCTCAGGCATTTTTCGATGAAGCTGAGGAGCTTTGTCAGGATGAACCAAAGGTAAAGCTTACATGGCTTACTACAGCCGAGCTGAAAAAAGAAGCTGGAGATCTAACCATTTCAGCAACGGAAGCCATTACTTCTGATCCTGAAATGAGTTATGACAGTAACGCATGGTACCGAGATAGCTGGCAGGATTTACAGGAATATAGGGATGGAATAACATTAGATGCTCAGGGAGGCCCTCTATGGCTTCGCATAGCAGGCAAACTACTCCCACCTTTGTCTACAGAACAAGCGAATCAATTTTGGGTAAATTCAACACGACAGACTCATACGAGTACGGCTGCTGCATATGGATTATTATCGATTAAGGATTTTAGTAGTAAAGAGGATAGAGTAAGAGCAGGGCGTGTTTGGCAAAGAATACATCTATATGGGACAGTTCACGGACTTGGCCTCCATCCCCTAAATCAGCCTGTTGAAATGCGAGACCGAGAACTCCATCTTGGAGCTACACCTTTCTTTGGTCAAAGATTACAGGATTTATTAGGATTAGCCGATTGGGATGTTCTATTCCTTTTCCGTCTAGGTTATCCTCTGGCTCAAACACATCCTAGCCCAAGAAGGGCACTAGAGGATGTTCTCATATAA